The genomic interval GAGGTACACCTGCACAGCCAcctacattaaatacatttcttgTTTACATCTCAAGcagcttttttctttctgttgtcattgttattttttgtgtccTGATtgttgtctgcatgtgtttacTGCAATCATAGCACAGGAGCAATAGGGTTTCTACAAAGCTCAGTATGAGTGAGGGACAAAACCATATTCTGCTACCTTAAGGCACAGCTGTTCTACTGCCTGTGTGCCCTCAGAAAGGTTCCGCAGGCCACCTCAGCTGAATAACAGGCTGCAAACATTGGTCTGCTGTATTCATTTGTGCGACAGAAGGAAGCCCGATACAGCCGTAGCCAGACACTTCTATTGTATTACAAGCTAATGTCCTAATTGCAGAAGCTCAGCTGTGgcattcattattcattgtgGTAGACTGTAAAAAACACTCAGTGTTTGCTGACCCGGCCCATGAGAGCTCCCCGACTTGGTGCTATTTTTATTGGTGAACTGGATATTGTATTCTTATATTCTTATTGGTCATGCTGCctgaatgaatttttttcaacatcacaATGAGCAACAGAAGAAGAATGTCACCCCATTGGCTtatttggactcatcaaattattttattatttggtaATATATCCAAAGAGGACTGTAGTTATGACAGTGACTGTGTGCAATTTTCTTATTTTCGAGGGTAGTGGTGCACCCTTCTGTGTTCTATAGCCTCTGGTTAACAACCATCCCTCATTGGAAATAAATAAACGGTTTGCATGGAGGAGTTATCAGCTGCTTGCAGAAACAATAAAGGAGTGTTTACATGAATAGGTCAAATCCATAATGTCTTCTCAGTTTTACTCATATGGCATGTGGAAGTGGAATACAGGAATAGAGGTTTCTTATTGGCCAGGAGGAGTGCGGTCAGCAGCCAATGACTCTCCCCAGCCTCTGGAACAAGAGACATGGCAACTGCCCCCTCTGTTCCACAGGCTCCCAGTCCTGATATCTACAGAGGGAAGTACCGTGAGGATCACCCTGACCCAGCCACAGCGTATGCGGATGAGGTCCTCAACATCATCCAGAGAGCCCACGGCAAGGGCCGCAAGGTAGGTCACCTGCGTGGCTGGTCTCCCtaggtgaccccccccccacaggccAGAGCCCTCCCAGAGCACACATTGGCTACTGATGAATTATAAGGGACTCACTCATCAGAATGAATTGTAACATTCAggaatgtttttccttttgcaaaTCAAGTCTTTTGATGGTTCTAGGCAGAATCAAGTCAGTGATTCACAGCCCCTGATAGCTCTGCCTATTATGCTGTTCACAATCCCATCACTACACATAAGTGCATTTCGTAGCTGCTTTTGTTCCCTCCACATCGATCACAATCTTCATTGGAAAAATTGTGATTGGCACAGAAAACCATTCCTTAAGTCTGGGTGGTAGTTATTGACAGCATTTAGTATTCTTGACTTAAGGAACTAAACAAATCTAATACATGCAGGCGtcaacagtttattttttaaaatgtatcagttACCTACACAGAGAATTTAGCGCATGTGTCTGTTTGGAGGGCCCCACATCTGTTGTCAGTGGTGCATTCACACCACTCCTGCGCAAAGCATCTAAAAACGCTGCAGTATGATTGCAGGTTTAatgcagatctctctctctctctctttcttgagTTCGCTGGATTCTCCGTGTGACTGAGCTTTGACAGGTTCTCAGAAATGGCACCCCAATCGTGAGGGGTggctggtgggagggggggggttggttcTCATTTTGTAGGACCCTTAATCACCTTGATTCctaatttttcttattttttcccctctctttttcccctgtctCCTCTGCTGCTATTTTGTCTTTGCAGGCGGGCCCAGACAGGGCCTCTCCATTGGCTAGAAGGCTGCCCCCTCCTCACCCTTTGAGTTTAAAGGAGGGCCAGGGGTATACCTCAAACTGCTTTACAGGGTGATTAAGCAGCAGCAACCTAACGCTCTGTTCCAGAAACGGACGCGGCCTAACGCTTTCTTCCAGGAAGATGTCCCTGGCAACCTGATGAGGCAACCTCTTTGGGGGTCATGAGAAGTCAGGGGGGCGACAGGGTTGGAGCCTGTTACGCAGAATTGGATGAAAAACAGCCTTCAGAAGCTTGGAACTGTTTAAAAACTGTCTAAATAGCTGTcttacccacaatcctttgaGAGAGAGGGTATGTGGGCACTTCGCTGTGacctttttgcattttcttgtgCACGTGCAAAAATGCGTCAAAGTGCTGCTTTGATTCATTGACTTTGCCACCAGTTTCCCTGACGTTCATTCAGCGGAAACCTAGACAGATCTTAGGCGCTCACAGATTCCTCAAAGACGGCAGGAAACAAGCGGGTGGCTGCTACGCTCACGGGTCGTCGGTCCCCCTGTCGCCACCCGCGGCCTCTGTGGAGGTGCACAGCTTTCATGTGGTCTTCTCTTGTGTAGATTGCTGCTTTTATTGCCGAGTCGCTACAGAGTTGTGGAGGGCAGGTGATTCCTCCGCCGGGCTACTTCCAGAAAGTGGCAGAGTACGTAAGAGGACCTTCTATTCCGTTTGCTCAGATTGGGGTCTAGCATGATACGCTTGCAGTCAAAAACAACGCCTTGCTTGATTAAAAACTGCTTGATCGTGGTAAACTTGAATGTAATGCAGCACtatatataatgcaatatatgaAAGCAATCATATTCACCTTTTAATGTAATGATGGCTACAAAACGCCTTGGTATGCTGTCATGTAGGTTTCCATGGTAGCACATTCCAGTGTTCAAAGCAGCCCTGAGCCTCTGGCAAGTTCCCAGGGCTGTGCTCATATGCCTTGGTTGAAATTCGGTCCCAAATGTtcttaatgcatttaaatatgacCACAATGACCAGATACTTCAGTAAGTTATTACCAGTAACTTCTGTAGCATCTGACTGGGAAGCATTGTTTAATGTAGGTATGCATTTCTGTATGTGGTGAGTGATTCTTTTTGACTGCTGGTGTATTAattttttgttgcatgtttCATCTGCATGTTCCTGTGAACATAGCTTTCCTTGCTCATTAAGTCAATGGTGATTTTAAATCTGAAAGTAATTGCAATTAAAGAAGATCCCTTGTGTACCTAAttgtcaattttaaaaaaatactgtgctgttatttttgaagatgtattgttaaatgttgTACTTAAAAATACCATGTGTTTGTTACAACTTAAACACTGCATGGTAAAACAATGCAAGTTAGTTGTAAGAGACTGTAATATGGACTTGAGATGGTTTTGTGGATTATGTGGAGTATCCACCCCCGACATCGTGCAAGCATGCTTCTCCAGCCCACCTTCTGCCACAGAGTGCTGCCCCCCAGTGGTGTCTCCGTGCcactgcactctccctctccaccgCAGGCATGTGCGGCGGGCGGGCGGCGTCTTCATCGCCGACGAGGTACAGGTGGGCTTCGGCCGCGTGGGCTCCCACTTCTGGGCCTTCCAGCTGCAGGGCGAGGACTTCACGCCTGACATCGTCACCATGGGCAAGCCCATCGGGAACGGACACCCCTTGTCCTGCGTGGTCACCACCCGCGAGATCGCCGAGGCCTTCATGTCCTCCGGGATGGAGTACTTCAACACGGTGAGTGCGTGAGACCTGGCCCAATCCCCCGTCAGTGTGTAGCTTGAGATCCCCTCGGTCTACACACAGGCTATAGTGTCCTCACCAGTGCATGAGGCGGTGGAGTGCTGGCGTGTTTTTAGCGGTGCTGTGGCAGGAGTTTAACTGTGGATACTAGACATCAGAGGCCATGATACCGTTAGAGGCACCAGAGCCGATTCTGGAGATCTCACGTGGGGTAACAGTGGGACAGGTGCAGAGGAAACAGATGTAGTTTGCTTTTAACCCAGAGAGCATGGACATCctgaattacagtacagtacactacCTGAACCTGGTTGGCTCATAGATTTGGAGattaaaaattctgtgacaTGAAACAGCCAGAGGTCCGTcctaccccccgccccctggTCAGGATGCTAGTTTATTACATGGACCAGTACCTACAATGCATCACTTCTGATATGTGATAAGCCAAGAGGCGGTGGATGTCAGCGCTCAGAGTCTTGGCTCCAATGGGGCAGGGGGCCAGCACACGCCCCCGCCTGCATCTCTGAGCATGTCTCGTTGCCGCAGTTCGGGGGCAATCCGGTCTCCTGCGCCATCGGGCTGGCCGTCCTGGACGTCATTGAGAAGGAAGATCTCCAAGGCAACGCAGCACGCGTGGGGAACTACCTGAATCGGCTCCTGGCACAGCTGAAGGAGACACACCCCCTGGTTGGGGACATCAGGTAAGAGGAGCCCCCTGCTAAAACCGCAGCTACGTGACGGAAGATAGGGTAACCCAGCGTGGTGACAGTGATAGTTGCTTCTCAGGTTAACGTCTTGGCCCGCGGGTGAGCCGGGGTCACTGATGTGCGCACTCCATTCAAGAAGCAGAGAACCGTCCTACTAATCTTAGAGAACACAATGGTACATTTCCATCACATTTCAGCAATGTTAAGAGGATATTTTTGTTACCTGGGTAAGGCTATGGACAAATTGTGTAGGATTTACAGGGTCTGCTGAAGACACACTTGTCCTAATATAACCACTGCTGATTTAGACCTGGTGTCTTTGTTCCCTTATTCTGTTATTAGCTCAGTGCATCATGGGTATTGCAACATGCTGACAGGACAGTTCTATAGCTTGCAGATTTTATGCAATGTACAGATTATGCTGTGTTTATTGATACCCACAAGCGgttaagaaaacatttctgtggaaGCAGTAAGGTCCACAGAAGTGGACATGAAGAAAGAtgagctaaataaataaaatatattttgagtCTTAGAAGAACAATCACCCTACAGTCTATAGTCTAATACTAAACCAATCATTGTATAGCCTTACACTAAACAGACATTGCAGACATTCAACATAGTATGTAGAGATGTTATTACCTATTTTTACGttaagcatttatttttgtaaatctCATGCAGGGTAGACTTgtctcttgttttctgtgaaggtaaaaaaaaattatgttgaaaaaaaaaacacatgatgtAAGGAAAACCAATGTGAACCAGCAGGACCTTATCCAAAACATTCCACATTTCATTAGCTTTATCCTTTGTTATGTACTTACTGTCCATGTAAACTACCGTCATCGCCACATTTCAGATTAGAGGGAATGAACATTTGGAGGAGGAATCTGCAATTTTCATGCCTTGCAGAAAATGCCTTCCCACTGATTCAGAACAGACAGCTTGTAACTCATCAGGGTTCCACAACACGCATAGCATCAGTGTACTCATGTACTGATCACCTGGTCCCCCCATTATACGTGTGCTAAAAATATCAATGTGCGTACCACCCAGCGctgtacaaacatgcacatgacTGCATTCTCCAGCTTTATCTCTGTATACCTCCCTCAAGTTCAGTTTCTGGCATTTTCTGCCAACCTGTCAATCATCTCTAGCAGCATATTTCTTGTTCCAGTAAATCCATTAGTGCAACATCACCATCACCTTAATACATATTTACTTAATGCGCAATACatattgttatgttttgttaccttttgttcacaaaaaacaACGAGTGTTGAAAAAGGATGGACAGGATAATAATTAACACTTATCGCCCTGTTTGAGGTCACTATCTCCAGAGCCTGCTGAACATTGTACTTTCTGTATCATGCGGGGTGGTCAAACTTGCTCAGTCTAGGAAATGTTTAGACAGGTCCCTCGCCCCATGATAAGACAAGCTGACGCCGCGGCTggttgggggggcaggggtgtgggTGAGGGACGAGCTCAAAGTTTTTTAGGAGCGGGCTGTCAGAGCACCCACTGGCAGCATGGAGGAGGGGAAAGCTGCTGCTGACCATGGCAATGGATTTGTGtaaaaggtcagaggtcacgctGTCTCACTGTCCTGCAGGGGCGTTGGCCTGTTTGTCGGGGTGGAACtggtgagagacagagcaaagcGGACACCAGCCACGGCTGAAGCCCAGGAAGTCATTTACAAGTGAGCATTTTGCGGagaattatattatataattatatataatatatatatatatatatatatatatatatatataattataaattatatatatatatatatatatatatatatatatatgtgtgtgtgtgtgtgtgtgtgtgtgtgtgtgtgtgtgtgtgtgtgtcaggggtggggttggggggtggcagtgtggcaaaTATATCCATTCGTAAAAGTTTCAAACTGTGTTTGAggtgaaataaataatgataactGCAAGATCCTTAAATCtttaaaacccaacaaaatggtgcttgaaatatttattaagCCCTTGAGCAAAGTAACCATAACAAAAATTACATTCCAGAATAGTTGTCAGTTTGGCAAAAATGCAGAGCATGAAATGTACCGTACTGCTTCTGAAATGTCTGCAAATCAATTACAGGCTTCAGCCCAATACAGAATGTGCTCAGAGGTCATGGTACAGTGGAAAATGTGGGTCATTTTCTGAAACCGGTACTTAAACTGCCAGACTAGGTTCAACAGTTTCAAAGAGAAAGTGAATCACTGAAGAAAGAGCAGTAAAGATAAATAAGTCCAAAGCAGTATTGAACGAGCTTTTGAGTAGAGGTGACCTGGACAGGACCCATGTAGAACACCACAAAAGACTGCCAAGGGCAGTGCATTGTAGGATCAGGCGCTGACTCTCCTACttccttatttctttttccttcccccATCTGCCTCTCCCACTGTCCTGTCCCCTCTAATGTCCTCTTTCTTGTCTCCTCTCACCTTTCTCTCTTAtatcacctctctctctcctattattcacctccctctctcctgcccccttcttctctctcttctgtcctccatctctctctctctctgtctctctctctctctctcgctctcccgcCGCCCCAGACTGAAAGAGCAGCACATCCTCCTCAGTGCGGATGGGCCCCACAGGAATGTTCTGAAGTTCAAGCCGCCAATGTGCTTCTCCGAGGAGGACGCCAAGTTCGCCGTGGACAAGATCGACGAGATCCTCACAGGTGCACCAGACCCCCCGGGACACCGTTTTCCACCACAACACAAGGACCGACAGAAATAGCAGCCTTGAATTTAACTCATCTGGCAGCCCAATCGTGACCACTGAGGGTGTTTATTGGGTGTTTATTAAACGTTCCAACGGTTTCTTTTGCAGTGATCGAGAAAGCGACAGGCCTTGCTATGCTCGCCAAGGCTGGTTCTGGGAATGGGGCCTGCAAACGAACAGTAAGCCACgatcactgcactgtgtgtagaTTCCACTATAACACAACACTTCCAGAGAACTTCTCCAACGTTTTGGGAATGTTATGCATTGTAACACCGCAGCAATGCTGTCTGAAGTCATAACAGGGTCAGTGGGTACTGAAGCACTCCTAGTGTTGGTCTGCCACTACCTTAATACATAGAGTGTAAGtgttattgtatgtgtgtattgtctGAGGGCAAGGTGTCTCTCAGCCACAGAGGAACAAGGTGGATTTACAGCAGGTATTTTCTCACTCAAGTGTTCCCACTAGACGTGTTCTTATCAGATGTGAAGCATTCAGTTATGAGTCGCTGGAAGCATTCATGCTAGACGTGTCCTTACTTAGCATTAGTAAAGTCAAAACACGCTTTTGATTAGTTTTTAGTTATCCCTCTCACTAAGCcttgtgatgtatttttcatgactctttaattgccttttttttgtctttcagatgaACTGTGAGGAGAACGGACATCACCTCTTGAACGGAAAGGAGCATGTCAGTGAATCCTATGGTCAAGGAGACGTACAGTCTCAAGGCAGAGTGAccaataaaagacaaaaaacatgaaGTCACTCTTAGGCATATTCATACATAGGTGTGACCCATagttatatataaatgaattttaCATACAGTGAATTTTGTAACACGATTTCAGGGATCATCGCTTATGCAATGTATTGATTTCCATGTTTTAATGGttaagcaaaacattttaaacatacatatcCACAAGCTATAATTACAGCATACACCTCAGTTAATAACATGTAGCTCACACCTCAACTTTTTAATGCCAGTAAGTGAAATACTCGGATGGCTCATCCACCATTACACTGACAGTATTCGTTGTCGCGTTTTGCCAGTAGATTCCGCCTGGTGTTGCGCAAACATAAAAACCGCTGCgatattacactgcatttttctAGGTGCTCTTTTGCAATGAAGACCTTGACCTGTGATGCTGCACATCAGCCTACGATCAGCTCAATCAATGTTctatgtgccccccccccccccccccccccccccccccccccgtacacacacacacacacacgcacacacgcacacacacatacacataaattcACTGTTAACTACTGCAGTTGCTTTGCTGAATTGTGGGATACTATGGAACTCAGCTATGGTGTGTGCATAAACTCAGAGGGATATACAGTAATTGGAGCAGGCGTGGCTATTACGTTTCAGCACACACCCCCACGGGGTTGTAAAGACGTGTTCTTTATCCAAATTCAAATTTGAATGTAATTACCCTGTGCAGTATTTTTATGGACACATAATTTATGGAcaaatgccattttcatattttgtgatTTGTCCctaaaaaaagtcaaataaacTTCAATGAAGAAGACAACCTGTTCCTGGAATTGGTTTCATATTTGATAACagacaaacattcaaaaatacaagtgttgaaaaacatcaaaatatgcacaaaaaagcaTACAAGAAC from Megalops cyprinoides isolate fMegCyp1 chromosome 22, fMegCyp1.pri, whole genome shotgun sequence carries:
- the etnppl gene encoding ethanolamine-phosphate phospho-lyase, encoding MTETYDKPKTIDLRKKHIGPSCKVFFSHDPIKIVRAKGQYMYDESGERYLDCINNVAHVGHCHPDVVRAGAEQMELLNTNSRFLHDNLVQYAQRLQATLPDKLSVCYFVNSGSEANDLALRLAWQYTGHKDIITLDHAYHGHVSSLIAISPYKFHQLADLERDLSVHVAPSPDIYRGKYREDHPDPATAYADEVLNIIQRAHGKGRKIAAFIAESLQSCGGQVIPPPGYFQKVAEHVRRAGGVFIADEVQVGFGRVGSHFWAFQLQGEDFTPDIVTMGKPIGNGHPLSCVVTTREIAEAFMSSGMEYFNTFGGNPVSCAIGLAVLDVIEKEDLQGNAARVGNYLNRLLAQLKETHPLVGDIRGVGLFVGVELVRDRAKRTPATAEAQEVIYKLKEQHILLSADGPHRNVLKFKPPMCFSEEDAKFAVDKIDEILTVIEKATGLAMLAKAGSGNGACKRTMNCEENGHHLLNGKEHVSESYGQGDLTGGRPQVIGHCATPTLFSQDNWPGSCGHAAVSTGDRWAKETNSCPGGLERKPMRE